The proteins below are encoded in one region of Gambusia affinis linkage group LG07, SWU_Gaff_1.0, whole genome shotgun sequence:
- the LOC122833708 gene encoding elastase-1-like, with protein MLRILVLTCLAALAVAELEHEPKYLEDNLQRVVGGSVAKPNSWPWQISLQYQSGSSWYHTCGGSLVRTGWVMTAAHCVDSARNFRVVLGEHDLNVNGGTEQVISVSQKYIHPSWNSNSVSSGYDIALLRLSSSASLNSYVQLASLPPSGQILPHNNLCYITGWGRTSTGGSLSAKLKEAYLPVVEHKTCSSSGWWGSTVKTTMVCAGGYDEAGCNGDSGGPLNCQVSGKYYVHGIASFVSGLGCNYYQKPTVFTRVSAYISWMNSIMG; from the exons ATGCTCAGGATTCTGGTGTTGACATGTCTCGCTGCCTTGG CGGTGGCTGAGCTGGAGCATGAGCCCAAGTACCTGGAAGACAACTTGCAGAGAGTTGTTGGAGGATCGGTTGCTAAACCTAACTCCTGGCCCTGGCAG ATCTCTCTTCAGTACCAGTCTGGCAGCTCCTGGTACCACACCTGTGGAGGAAGCCTGGTCCGTACTGGCTGGGTGATGACCGCTGCTCACTGTGTGGACAG tgCAAGAAACTTCCGTGTGGTTCTTGGTGAGCATGACCTGAACGTCAACGGTGGAACTGAGCAGGTCATCAGTGTGAGCCAGAAATACATCCACCCCAGCTGGAATTCAAACAGTGTCTCTAGTGG ATATGACATCGCTCTGTTGAGACTGTCCTCCAGCGCCTCCCTGAACAGCTACGTCCAGCTCGCCTCTCTGCCCCCATCCGGCCAGATTCTGCCTCACAACAACCTCTGCTACATCACTGGATGGGGACGCACCTCCA CTGGTGGGAGCCTGTCTGCTAAGCTGAAGGAGGCCTACCTCCCTGTGGTGGAGCATAAAACCTGCTCCAGCAGCGGCTGGTGGGGCAGCACCGTGAAGACCACCATGGTGTGCGCTGGAGGTTATGATGAGGCTGGATGCAAT GGTGACTCTGGAGGCCCTCTGAACTGCCAGGTTAGCGGCAAGTACTACGTGCACGGCATTGCCAGCTTCGTTTCTGGCCTGGGCTGCAACTACTATCAGAAACCCACCGTCTTCACCCGCGTGTCTGCTTACATCAGCTGGATGAATTCA atCATGGGTTAG
- the LOC122833706 gene encoding deoxyribonuclease-1-like isoform X1, with product MKVAAFNAKRLGIQKVKNKKVYEYLIKIISQYSIVFILEVMDKTGEAMELLLEKLDSAVGDKYKMICSSPLGRNVYMEKFVCFYRKDEVKLTDQHQYEDNQPGDEDAFAREPLILRFSCPTTVIKDLVLIPVHTQPTDAEKELDELCDVVKIMRKKWETPNIMILGDFNAAGSYLSNKKKKKIRISSPPFYWIIGDNVDTTTSHSNEYTYDRIVVYTKKTQKTIVPNSAKSFNFQREFDLNDEEALRISDHYPVEVELKTDKSAVRQTTSTSKSDSEKSDSEWYDSETSYSPDSEWSHHAAGFQRNIGQHFVPSYWRRGQQPALNPIRYRPPASQAYIGGLDQLFFIK from the exons ATGAAAGTCGCCGCCTTCAATGCGAAGAGACTGGGaattcaaaaagtcaaaaacaaaaaagtctacGAATACCTTATTAAG ATCATCTCTCAGTACAGCATAGTGTTCATACTGGAGGTGATGGATAAAACTGGGGAGGCAATGGAGTTGTTACTGGAAAAGCTCGACTCTGCAGT TggtgataaatataaaatgatctGCAGCTCACCTCTCGGCAGAAATGTCTACATGgagaagtttgtttgtttttatag AAAGGATGAGGTCAAACTAACGGATCAGCATCAGTATGAAGACAATCAGCCAGGGGACGAAGACGCTTTTGCCAGAGAGCCCTTGATTCTGCGCTTCTCCTGTCCTACCACCG TTATTAAAGATCTGGTCCTGATCCCGGTCCACACCCAACCAACTGATGCTGAGAAAGAACTGGATGAGCTCTGTGATGTGGTCAAAATCATGAGAAAGAAATGGGAAACCCCG AATATCATGATTCTGGGAGACTTCAATGCAGCTGGTTCATATCTttcaaacaagaagaagaaaaagatccgcatctcctctcctcctttttATTGGATAATTGGCGACAATGTTGACACAACAACTAGTCACTCTAACGAGTACACCTATGACAG GATTGTGGTGTATACAAAGAAAACGCAAAAAACCATCGTCCCCAACTCAGCCAAATCTTTCAACTTCCAGAGAGAGTTTGATCTAAATGATGAAGAA GCTCTTCGCATCAGTGACCATTATCCTGTGGAGGTGGAGCTGAAAACTGACAAATCTGCAGTAAGACAAA CTACCTCCACCTCAAAGTCTGACTCTGAAAAGTCCGACTCTGAATGGTATGATAGTGAAACATCCTACTCGCCCGACTCTGAATG GAGCCATCATGCCGCTGGTTTTCAAAGGAATATCGGTCAACACTTCGTACCATCTTACTGGCGTCGAGGTCAACAACCCGCCTTAAACCCCATTAGATATCGGCCTCCAGCCTCCCAGGCATATATTGGAGGTTTAGatcaattatttttcataaaataa
- the LOC122833706 gene encoding deoxyribonuclease-1-like isoform X2: MKVAAFNAKRLGIQKVKNKKVYEYLIKIISQYSIVFILEVMDKTGEAMELLLEKLDSAVGDKYKMICSSPLGRNVYMEKFVCFYRKDEVKLTDQHQYEDNQPGDEDAFAREPLILRFSCPTTVIKDLVLIPVHTQPTDAEKELDELCDVVKIMRKKWETPNIMILGDFNAAGSYLSNKKKKKIRISSPPFYWIIGDNVDTTTSHSNEYTYDRIVVYTKKTQKTIVPNSAKSFNFQREFDLNDEEALRISDHYPVEVELKTDKSAVRQTTSTSKSDSEKSDSEWSHHAAGFQRNIGQHFVPSYWRRGQQPALNPIRYRPPASQAYIGGLDQLFFIK, from the exons ATGAAAGTCGCCGCCTTCAATGCGAAGAGACTGGGaattcaaaaagtcaaaaacaaaaaagtctacGAATACCTTATTAAG ATCATCTCTCAGTACAGCATAGTGTTCATACTGGAGGTGATGGATAAAACTGGGGAGGCAATGGAGTTGTTACTGGAAAAGCTCGACTCTGCAGT TggtgataaatataaaatgatctGCAGCTCACCTCTCGGCAGAAATGTCTACATGgagaagtttgtttgtttttatag AAAGGATGAGGTCAAACTAACGGATCAGCATCAGTATGAAGACAATCAGCCAGGGGACGAAGACGCTTTTGCCAGAGAGCCCTTGATTCTGCGCTTCTCCTGTCCTACCACCG TTATTAAAGATCTGGTCCTGATCCCGGTCCACACCCAACCAACTGATGCTGAGAAAGAACTGGATGAGCTCTGTGATGTGGTCAAAATCATGAGAAAGAAATGGGAAACCCCG AATATCATGATTCTGGGAGACTTCAATGCAGCTGGTTCATATCTttcaaacaagaagaagaaaaagatccgcatctcctctcctcctttttATTGGATAATTGGCGACAATGTTGACACAACAACTAGTCACTCTAACGAGTACACCTATGACAG GATTGTGGTGTATACAAAGAAAACGCAAAAAACCATCGTCCCCAACTCAGCCAAATCTTTCAACTTCCAGAGAGAGTTTGATCTAAATGATGAAGAA GCTCTTCGCATCAGTGACCATTATCCTGTGGAGGTGGAGCTGAAAACTGACAAATCTGCAGTAAGACAAA CTACCTCCACCTCAAAGTCTGACTCTGAAAAGTCCGACTCTGAATG GAGCCATCATGCCGCTGGTTTTCAAAGGAATATCGGTCAACACTTCGTACCATCTTACTGGCGTCGAGGTCAACAACCCGCCTTAAACCCCATTAGATATCGGCCTCCAGCCTCCCAGGCATATATTGGAGGTTTAGatcaattatttttcataaaataa
- the pck1 gene encoding phosphoenolpyruvate carboxykinase, cytosolic [GTP] produces the protein MPPQILSQNQSGLRILQGELSALSPAVREFVETNVTLCQPESLHICDGSEQENRAILTQLEEQGMIKKLTKYENCWLARTDPRDVARVESKTVIVTREQRETVPTPLGGGTSQLGRWMSPEEFDKAMAQRFPGCMKGRTMYVVPFSMGPVGSPLSKIGVELTDSPYVVASMRVMTRMGKTVLNALGNGEFVRCLHSVGCPLPLKKPLVNNWPCNPEQTLVAHIPERRQIISFGSGYGGNSLLGKKCFALRIASRIAKEEGWLAEHMLILGITNPAGEKKYMAAAFPSACGKTNLAMLCPTLPGWKVECVGDDIAWMKFDNQGNLRAINPENGFFGVAPGTSAKTNPNAMATIVKNTIFTNVAETSDGGIYWEGMEQELPEGVTLTSWKNKPWSSEDGEPCAHPNSRFCTPASQCPIIDPQWESPEGVPIEAIIFGGRRPEGVPLVYEAFNWQHGVFVGAAMRSEATAAAEHKGKVIMHDPFAMRPFFGYNFGQYLSHWLSMADRPGAKLPKIFHVNWFRKSPKVGFLWPGFGDNIRVLDWMFRRVDGNTGAMPSAVGYLPCNDSLNLQGLEGEVNLSELFSLEHEFWQKEVEEVRKYFTTQVNDDLPSEVGHQLELLQQRVKQM, from the exons ATGCCTCCTCAGATACTGTCACAGAACCAAAGCGGTCTCAGGATCCTGCAGGGCGAGCTCAGTGCCCTCAGCCCGGCCGTCAGAGAGTTTGTGGAGACCAATGTGACCCTGTGCCAACCCGAGTCCCTTCACATCTGCGATGGCTCGGAACAGGAAAACCGAGCCATCCTAACTCAGCTGGAGGAACAAGGGATGATCAAGAAGCTCACCAAATATGAGAACTG CTGGTTGGCTAGAACAGATCCAAGAGATGTGGCTAGAGTCGAGAGCAAGACGGTAATCGTGACTCGGGAGCAGAGGGAAACGGTGCCCACGCCACTGGGAGGTGGAACCAGCCAATTGGGGCGTTGGATGTCTCCGGAGGAGTTTGACAAAGCCATGGCTCAACGGTTCCCCGGGTGCATGAAAG GGCGCACCATGTATGTGGTTCCCTTCAGCATGGGCCCTGTCGGTTCTCCCCTCTCTAAGATTGGTGTCGAGCTGACTGATTCCCCCTACGTGGTGGCCAGCATGAGGGTGATGACCCGAATGGGGAAGACTGTGCTCAACGCACTGGGAAACGGCGAGTTTGTCCGCTGTTTGCACTCCGTCGGCTGCCCTCTACCACTTAAAA AGCCCCTGGTAAATAACTGGCCCTGCAACCCTGAGCAGACCCTCGTCGCCCACATCCCAGAACGTAGACAAATCATCTCATTTGGCAGCGGTTACGGCGGAAACTCCCTCTTGGGAAAGAAGTGCTTCGCTCTCCGCATTGCCTCACGCATTGCCAAGGAAGAGGGCTGGCTTGCTGAGCATATGCTG ATCCTAGGCATCACTAATCCTGCAGGAGAGAAGAAGTACATGGCAGCAGCCTTCCCCAGTGCCTGTGGTAAAACCAACCTGGCCATGCTCTGCCCAACGCTGCCTGGCTGGAAGGTTGAGTGTGTCGGAGACGACATCGCCTGGATGAAGTTTGACAACCAAG GCAACTTGCGTGCAATCAACCCTGAGAATGGATTTTTTGGTGTTGCACCTGGTACATCAGCTAAAACCAACCCCAACGCCATGGCGACCATTGTTAAGAACACCATCTTCACAAATGTGGCAGAAACCAGTGATGGAGGCATTTACTGGGAGGGAATGGAGCAGGAACTGCCTGAGGGAGTCACACTCACATCATGGAAGAACAAGCCCTGGAGTTCAGAAGACG GGGAACCCTGCGCTCACCCAAACTCTCGCTTTTGCACCCCAGCAAGTCAGTGTCCTATTATTGACCCACAGTGGGAATCACCAGAAGGAGTCCCCATTGAAGCCATCATCTTTGGAGGCAGGAGGCCAGAAG GTGTTCCTCTGGTGTATGAGGCCTTCAACTGGCAACATGGAGTATTTGTTGGCGCAGCAATGAGGTCAGAGgccactgcagcagctgaacacAAAG GCAAGGTAATCATGCATGACCCCTTTGCCATGCGACCCTTCTTCGGCTACAACTTTGGCCAGTACCTCTCTCACTGGCTGAGCATGGCCGACCGTCCCGGTGCCAAGCTGCCCAAGATCTTCCATGTCAACTGGTTCCGAAAGAGCCCCAAAGTTGGCTTCCTCTGGCCTGGCTTTGGAGACAACATCCGCGTTTTGGACTGGATGTTCAGGCGAGTGGACGGCAATACCGGCGCCATGCCTTCCGCGGTGGGCTACCTGCCCTGCAACGACTCCCTGAACCTCCAGGGCCTAGAGGGAGAGGTGAACCTCAGTGAACTGTTCTCCTTGGAACATGAGTTCTGGCAGAAGGAAGTGGAGGAAGTGAGAAAGTATTTCACCACACAGGTGAATGATGACCTGCCCAGTGAGGTGGGCCATCAGCTGGAGCTGTTGCAGCAGAGGGTGAAGCAGATGTAA
- the LOC122833706 gene encoding deoxyribonuclease-1-like isoform X3 has product MKVAAFNAKRLGIQKVKNKKVYEYLIKIISQYSIVFILEVMDKTGEAMELLLEKLDSAVGDKYKMICSSPLGRNVYMEKFVCFYRKDEVKLTDQHQYEDNQPGDEDAFAREPLILRFSCPTTVIKDLVLIPVHTQPTDAEKELDELCDVVKIMRKKWETPNIMILGDFNAAGSYLSNKKKKKIRISSPPFYWIIGDNVDTTTSHSNEYTYDRIVVYTKKTQKTIVPNSAKSFNFQREFDLNDEEALRISDHYPVEVELKTDKSAVRQTTSTSKSDSEKSDSEWYDSETSYSPDSE; this is encoded by the exons ATGAAAGTCGCCGCCTTCAATGCGAAGAGACTGGGaattcaaaaagtcaaaaacaaaaaagtctacGAATACCTTATTAAG ATCATCTCTCAGTACAGCATAGTGTTCATACTGGAGGTGATGGATAAAACTGGGGAGGCAATGGAGTTGTTACTGGAAAAGCTCGACTCTGCAGT TggtgataaatataaaatgatctGCAGCTCACCTCTCGGCAGAAATGTCTACATGgagaagtttgtttgtttttatag AAAGGATGAGGTCAAACTAACGGATCAGCATCAGTATGAAGACAATCAGCCAGGGGACGAAGACGCTTTTGCCAGAGAGCCCTTGATTCTGCGCTTCTCCTGTCCTACCACCG TTATTAAAGATCTGGTCCTGATCCCGGTCCACACCCAACCAACTGATGCTGAGAAAGAACTGGATGAGCTCTGTGATGTGGTCAAAATCATGAGAAAGAAATGGGAAACCCCG AATATCATGATTCTGGGAGACTTCAATGCAGCTGGTTCATATCTttcaaacaagaagaagaaaaagatccgcatctcctctcctcctttttATTGGATAATTGGCGACAATGTTGACACAACAACTAGTCACTCTAACGAGTACACCTATGACAG GATTGTGGTGTATACAAAGAAAACGCAAAAAACCATCGTCCCCAACTCAGCCAAATCTTTCAACTTCCAGAGAGAGTTTGATCTAAATGATGAAGAA GCTCTTCGCATCAGTGACCATTATCCTGTGGAGGTGGAGCTGAAAACTGACAAATCTGCAGTAAGACAAA CTACCTCCACCTCAAAGTCTGACTCTGAAAAGTCCGACTCTGAATGGTATGATAGTGAAACATCCTACTCGCCCGACTCTGAATGA